The Endozoicomonas sp. 4G DNA segment GGCACCACGCAGCCGTTCCGACCGGGCATCGATCTGCTCCCGGTGTTGCAGGGCTACGTTGTTTTTTTCCAACTGCCTGTTTAGCTTGGCTTCGGCGTCCCCCAGGTTGTTGACGCTGATCCCCATCTTGCGTGCGTCATCACTGGCGGCACTGAGGCGGGCTTCAGTGATTCGTATGCGACGTGCCAGGGTGTCGGTGACGTCGCCACTGGCCTCGGCTTCCTTCTTCAGCTTTTCCAGCTGGTCAGTAAAGCGCCGGACTGCATTCAGCTTTTTCATCTGCTGGTTCAGCTCTTTCTGCTGCTGTCCCAGCTCTTCGGATGATTCGGTGGCTTCTTTGAAGACCTTGCCGACGGTTTTGTCTAGCAAGGCCCCGACGCTAATGTTTAGGGATAGGTTTCTTGGCATGGCGGTTTACTGAAGGTAGCGCCTTGATCCATTGAAATAGTTCGTCAACGGTCATGGCCAGTATTTCGGATAGGGTCCAATTGACTTGCTTTGACAGGGTGATGACGGCCTTTCTTAAGATGTCTCCCCGATATCCTGCATCTTTAGCATGCCTTTCTGTATCCTCATGTAGTCAGCCAGGTCCATGGTTTTTATGTCGTCGGGACTGACGCATGACAAGTTGGCCAGCAGCCAGATTTCGGCTTCCTGGTCACTGCGGCCATTTTGGGTACTGTTCAGCATATCGCCGATGGTGGGTCGTCGCACTTTTAGGGTGCTGGTTTCAACGCCATTACATTTAATGGGGTATTTAAGATTGAATGTTTGGCTCATGACTATCTCTTCATTTATATGGCCAGTGCGTTTCGGATTTGTTCCATGCGATCGACACCGTTGACGATCTGGATATAGGCGGCGGGATCGATCTCGTGCAGCACCTGGCCGCCGATTTCTTCCTGGTAATAGGTCAGGCCGGTGGTGACGGTGAGGGTGGGTTTTTCGCCGGGTGTCCAGTCGCCCCGGTCCAGCACGTTGATTAAACCCCGCATGGTCAGCACGATGGCGGTTGTGGTGCCGTCCTGACCGACTGCGGCACCCCGGAACACGACCGCGACGGGGTCACCGACGCACCAGAG contains these protein-coding regions:
- a CDS encoding phage tail assembly protein, which gives rise to MSQTFNLKYPIKCNGVETSTLKVRRPTIGDMLNSTQNGRSDQEAEIWLLANLSCVSPDDIKTMDLADYMRIQKGMLKMQDIGETS
- a CDS encoding phage major tail tube protein, whose protein sequence is MDSIIKNTNLFVDGVNYAGKADTLTPPVLTRLTEEYRGAGMPAPIDIDMGLERMEASWVMSDYESKVVALWCVGDPVAVVFRGAAVGQDGTTTAIVLTMRGLINVLDRGDWTPGEKPTLTVTTGLTYYQEEIGGQVLHEIDPAAYIQIVNGVDRMEQIRNALAI